Proteins from a genomic interval of Polaribacter sejongensis:
- a CDS encoding SCO family protein has product MFSKNTLFFSFLTVFILLSCVSSEVKLPIINKAFLEDKNISEIESMSFRNQFNKEFSVTSLKGKVHLVNFFFVSCTTICPIMAHNLKDVVLGNNNIDLLSFTIDPENDSISVLKKYHKNVAENVPNWTFLRGNKKDLRNIAKLYLSYITNNGSDDSYFYHSSSVVLLDKKMRIRGVYDSLDKEEIALLERDIKILSKK; this is encoded by the coding sequence ATGTTTTCAAAAAATACTCTTTTTTTTAGTTTTTTAACAGTTTTTATTTTGCTTTCTTGTGTTTCTAGTGAAGTAAAGTTACCTATAATTAACAAAGCTTTTCTTGAAGATAAAAATATTTCTGAAATAGAATCGATGTCATTTAGAAATCAATTTAACAAAGAATTCTCTGTTACAAGTTTAAAAGGTAAGGTTCATCTTGTAAATTTTTTCTTTGTTTCTTGTACAACTATTTGTCCTATTATGGCGCACAATTTAAAAGATGTTGTTTTAGGAAATAATAACATAGATCTACTTTCTTTTACAATCGATCCAGAAAATGATTCCATATCCGTTTTAAAAAAATACCATAAAAACGTTGCTGAAAATGTACCAAATTGGACTTTTTTAAGAGGAAACAAAAAAGACTTAAGAAATATTGCGAAGCTTTATCTTTCTTATATTACAAATAATGGGTCAGATGATAGTTATTTTTATCATTCTAGTTCTGTAGTATTATTAGATAAAAAAATGAGAATTAGAGGTGTTTACGATTCTTTAGATAAAGAAGAAATAGCATTATTAGAAAGAGATATTAAAATACTTTCTAAAAAATAA
- a CDS encoding aspartate kinase, translating into MKIFKFGGASVKDAASVKNVTQILQSEGTESTVVVISAMGKITNAFEEVIDAYYNKTDKLSENLGIIEDFHKNLMNDLFDKDDEIYKEIDILLGELSWFLARNTSQRYNYVYDQIICFGELLSTKIVSAYLTKIGVENNWFDVRNYIKTDSNYRDAKVDWDLTQELISKKLDASKLNITQGFIAANDTENTTTLGREGSDYTAGIFAYCLDAENVTIWKDVPGVLNADPRVFEDTTLLEQISYEEAIEMAFYGASVIHPKTLQPLERKDIPLLVRSFVNPKETGTRVSKGKMLEPFIPCFIVKKDQILVSISALDFSFMVENNISYIFQKLHDYQLKVNLIQNSAISFSVCIDNKFNKFDEFYNELKTQFKIDVQKGVDLFTVRHFDDKAVASIEAKGTPLLTQVNKETIQIVLVTK; encoded by the coding sequence ATGAAGATTTTTAAATTTGGAGGAGCGTCTGTAAAAGATGCAGCAAGTGTAAAAAATGTAACACAGATTTTACAAAGCGAAGGAACGGAAAGTACTGTAGTTGTAATTTCTGCAATGGGTAAAATAACAAACGCTTTTGAAGAGGTTATAGATGCCTATTATAATAAGACCGATAAGTTGTCTGAAAACTTAGGTATTATTGAAGACTTCCATAAAAATTTAATGAATGATTTGTTTGATAAAGATGATGAAATTTATAAAGAAATTGATATCCTTTTAGGGGAATTAAGCTGGTTTTTAGCTAGAAATACTTCACAAAGATATAATTATGTTTATGATCAGATTATATGTTTTGGAGAGCTTTTATCAACTAAAATAGTAAGCGCTTACTTAACTAAAATTGGTGTAGAGAATAACTGGTTTGATGTTAGAAATTATATAAAAACAGATAGTAATTATAGAGATGCAAAAGTAGATTGGGATTTAACGCAAGAACTAATTAGTAAAAAATTAGATGCTTCTAAATTAAATATTACTCAAGGTTTTATTGCGGCAAATGATACAGAAAACACCACTACTTTAGGTAGAGAAGGATCGGATTATACGGCAGGTATTTTTGCGTATTGTTTAGATGCAGAAAACGTTACAATTTGGAAAGATGTTCCTGGAGTTTTAAATGCAGACCCAAGAGTTTTTGAAGATACTACTTTATTAGAGCAAATTTCTTATGAAGAAGCTATAGAAATGGCGTTTTACGGAGCTTCTGTAATTCACCCAAAAACATTACAGCCCCTAGAAAGAAAAGATATTCCGTTATTGGTGCGTTCTTTTGTAAATCCAAAGGAAACAGGTACAAGGGTTTCTAAAGGAAAAATGTTAGAACCTTTTATACCTTGTTTTATAGTTAAAAAAGATCAGATTTTGGTTTCTATTTCTGCATTAGATTTTTCTTTTATGGTAGAAAACAATATCAGTTATATTTTTCAAAAATTACATGATTATCAATTAAAAGTAAACTTAATTCAGAACTCTGCAATTAGCTTTTCTGTTTGTATTGATAATAAATTTAACAAGTTTGATGAATTTTACAATGAGTTAAAAACGCAGTTTAAAATTGATGTTCAAAAAGGTGTAGACTTGTTTACGGTGCGTCATTTTGATGATAAAGCTGTAGCAAGTATAGAAGCTAAAGGGACTCCTTTATTAACACAAGTAAATAAAGAAACAATTCAAATTGTTTTGGTAACAAAATAA
- a CDS encoding GNAT family N-acetyltransferase — translation MDFTVRLGEEKDMQSVLNLITELAVFEKEPDAVEVTVEDLIKDGFSKNPKFKVFVAEQENKIIGIALFYERYSTWKGRTIHLEDLIVTKSKQKIGAGKALYTAVLKYAHDHNFKRVAWEVIDWNTNAVEFYKSTGATYLNDWSVVQMDKENLSKFIQNN, via the coding sequence ATGGACTTTACTGTAAGATTAGGAGAAGAAAAAGACATGCAATCTGTGTTGAATTTAATTACAGAATTAGCAGTTTTTGAGAAAGAACCAGATGCTGTAGAAGTAACAGTAGAAGATTTAATAAAGGATGGTTTTTCTAAGAATCCTAAGTTTAAAGTTTTTGTAGCAGAGCAAGAGAATAAAATTATTGGTATTGCTTTGTTTTACGAACGTTATTCTACCTGGAAAGGAAGAACTATTCATTTAGAAGACTTAATTGTCACAAAAAGTAAACAGAAAATAGGAGCAGGAAAAGCTTTGTATACAGCTGTTTTAAAATATGCTCATGATCATAATTTTAAAAGAGTTGCATGGGAAGTAATTGATTGGAATACCAATGCAGTAGAGTTTTATAAAAGTACAGGAGCCACGTATTTAAACGATTGGTCTGTAGTACAAATGGACAAAGAAAACTTATCAAAATTTATTCAAAATAATTAA
- the fbp gene encoding class 1 fructose-bisphosphatase, with protein MTGKKQTLGEFIIEHQHAFKYSSGELSSLLNSIRLAAKVVNHEVNKAGLVDIIGAAGDTNIQGEDQQKLDVYANDKFIQTLTRRNIVCGIASEEEDSFISINSNDENHQNKYVVLIDPLDGSSNIDVNVSVGTIFSIYRRITPTGTPVELKDFLQKGSAQVAAGYVVYGTSTMIVYTTGDGVNGFTLNPAIGSFYLSHPNMEFPEDGTMYSVNEGNYLDFPLGVKKYIKYCQEEEGNRPYTSRYIGSLVSDFHRNMIKGGIYMYPKGSRNPNGKLRLLYECNPMAFIAEQANGKSSDGYTRTMDVEPTELHQRVPFICGSKNMVKQLEEFMQIHGE; from the coding sequence ATGACAGGAAAAAAACAAACTTTAGGTGAATTTATTATTGAACATCAACATGCTTTTAAATATAGTTCTGGTGAGCTTTCTAGCCTTTTAAACTCTATTAGATTAGCTGCAAAAGTAGTAAATCACGAAGTTAATAAAGCTGGTTTAGTAGATATTATTGGTGCAGCCGGAGACACAAATATTCAAGGAGAAGATCAACAAAAATTAGACGTGTATGCAAATGATAAGTTTATACAGACTTTAACAAGAAGAAATATTGTTTGTGGTATTGCTAGTGAAGAAGAAGATAGTTTTATTTCTATTAACAGTAATGATGAAAATCATCAAAACAAATATGTTGTTTTAATTGATCCTTTAGATGGCTCTTCTAATATTGATGTAAATGTATCTGTAGGAACTATTTTCTCTATTTACAGACGTATTACACCAACAGGAACTCCTGTAGAATTAAAAGATTTTTTACAAAAAGGAAGCGCACAAGTTGCTGCTGGTTATGTAGTTTACGGAACCTCTACGATGATTGTTTATACAACCGGAGATGGTGTTAATGGATTTACATTAAACCCTGCAATTGGCTCTTTTTACTTGTCACACCCAAATATGGAGTTTCCTGAAGACGGAACGATGTATTCTGTAAACGAAGGAAATTATTTAGATTTTCCTTTAGGTGTAAAAAAATATATTAAATACTGCCAGGAAGAAGAAGGAAACAGACCTTATACCAGTAGATATATTGGTTCTTTGGTTTCTGACTTTCATAGAAACATGATAAAAGGAGGTATTTATATGTATCCAAAAGGCTCTAGAAACCCGAACGGAAAATTACGTTTACTTTATGAATGTAACCCAATGGCTTTTATAGCAGAACAAGCTAACGGAAAATCTTCTGATGGTTATACAAGAACTATGGATGTGGAGCCTACTGAGCTACACCAAAGGGTTCCTTTTATCTGTGGAAGCAAAAATATGGTAAAACAATTGGAAGAATTTATGCAAATACACGGAGAATAA
- a CDS encoding superoxide dismutase has protein sequence MAFQLPELGYAYDALEPNIDARTMEIHHSKHHQGYTNNLNNAIADTDLEGKSIEDILTNLDMSNGAVRNNGGGFYNHSLFWTVLNPNDRGYLSGELKDAIEAAFGTKDDFIAAFSKAAATQFGSGWAWLCVLPGGKVEVCSTPNQDNPLMPGVTCGGTPILGLDVWEHAYYLNYQNRRPDYINAFFNVINWNEVEKRYAAAK, from the coding sequence ATGGCTTTTCAATTACCGGAATTAGGATACGCTTATGATGCGTTAGAACCAAATATTGATGCAAGAACTATGGAGATTCACCATAGTAAACATCACCAAGGATACACAAATAACTTAAACAATGCAATTGCAGATACTGACTTAGAAGGAAAATCTATTGAAGATATTCTTACTAATTTAGATATGAGCAATGGAGCTGTTAGAAATAATGGTGGTGGTTTTTACAATCATTCATTATTCTGGACAGTTTTAAACCCGAATGACAGAGGATATTTATCTGGTGAATTAAAAGATGCTATTGAAGCTGCTTTTGGTACTAAAGATGATTTTATTGCCGCTTTTTCTAAAGCAGCAGCTACTCAGTTTGGTTCTGGTTGGGCTTGGTTATGTGTTTTACCAGGAGGTAAAGTAGAAGTTTGTTCTACACCAAACCAAGACAATCCATTAATGCCAGGTGTAACTTGTGGAGGAACTCCAATCTTAGGATTAGACGTTTGGGAACACGCTTACTACTTAAACTACCAAAACAGAAGACCAGATTATATTAATGCATTTTTTAATGTAATTAACTGGAACGAAGTAGAAAAACGTTACGCAGCAGCAAAATAA
- a CDS encoding sulfatase family protein, which translates to MKSIKYISFVLFVFFTISSCKKTSEKKIINEVKNQQPNIIWLMAEDMSTDLEVYGMPNVKTPHLNKMAAEGIRFNNAFVTNPICSPSRSAMMVGTHQVKTNSQHHRSNRKVPLDTIFKPFTKLLRDVGYTTILGHHAVMGKGRKTDVNFKSKPIGKWDGKTEFGLFDKYDTFTKEDQPFFAQIQLDVTHRGDWWDEVRAKSKHPVDPATLTLPPYLADDPAIRLDWAKYLDQIEYMDHEVGMIFKELEDKEMLDNTIVIFIGDNGRCNTRGKGYLQDSGLRIPFIIYYPKQFKGGQVRTDVVSSTDITATIVDFAGIEVPSYMTGKPIFKKGFDRDFVYGTRDLWDEIDEKSRAVTSGDWSYIRNEKPEIPYDAQQAYLEFYRPAVHVMRKLYKEGKLNGDQKPFFEPTKPKEELYNLREDPHQLNNLATNAAYKETLELLRAKTFDFDKEMAPNSVVYNPAPVPGLAFVKWFEKEHPEAHQQMKEGVEVGYKKYSKEYKEYLKKQQ; encoded by the coding sequence ATGAAATCAATCAAATATATAAGTTTTGTCCTTTTCGTTTTTTTTACAATATCATCTTGTAAAAAAACATCAGAAAAGAAGATTATCAATGAAGTTAAAAACCAACAGCCTAATATTATTTGGCTAATGGCAGAAGACATGAGTACAGATTTGGAGGTCTATGGAATGCCGAACGTAAAAACACCTCATTTAAACAAGATGGCGGCAGAAGGTATCCGTTTTAACAATGCTTTTGTAACTAATCCAATCTGTTCGCCAAGTAGATCTGCAATGATGGTTGGTACTCATCAGGTTAAAACAAACTCGCAGCATCATAGAAGTAACAGAAAAGTACCTTTAGATACTATTTTTAAACCCTTTACAAAATTGTTAAGAGATGTTGGTTATACAACAATATTAGGGCATCACGCTGTAATGGGAAAAGGTAGAAAAACAGATGTCAACTTTAAAAGTAAACCTATCGGTAAATGGGATGGAAAAACAGAATTTGGTTTGTTTGATAAATATGATACGTTTACAAAAGAAGATCAACCTTTCTTTGCTCAGATACAATTAGATGTTACACATAGAGGAGATTGGTGGGATGAGGTGAGAGCAAAATCTAAACATCCTGTAGATCCAGCAACACTAACATTACCTCCTTATTTGGCAGACGATCCTGCAATTCGTTTGGACTGGGCTAAGTATTTAGATCAAATTGAATATATGGATCATGAGGTTGGAATGATTTTTAAGGAATTAGAAGACAAGGAAATGTTAGATAATACTATTGTCATTTTTATTGGGGATAATGGACGTTGTAATACCCGAGGAAAAGGATATTTACAAGATTCAGGTTTAAGAATTCCTTTTATTATATACTACCCAAAGCAATTTAAAGGTGGTCAGGTAAGAACAGATGTGGTCTCTTCTACAGATATTACTGCTACAATTGTAGATTTTGCAGGCATTGAAGTTCCTAGTTATATGACGGGTAAACCAATTTTTAAGAAAGGTTTTGATAGAGATTTTGTTTATGGAACAAGAGATTTATGGGATGAAATAGATGAGAAATCAAGAGCTGTTACGTCTGGAGATTGGTCTTATATTAGAAATGAGAAACCAGAAATTCCTTATGATGCACAACAAGCTTATTTAGAGTTTTATAGACCAGCAGTGCATGTTATGAGAAAATTATATAAAGAAGGGAAGCTAAATGGAGATCAAAAACCATTTTTTGAGCCAACAAAACCTAAAGAGGAATTGTATAATTTAAGGGAAGATCCACATCAATTAAATAATTTAGCAACCAATGCTGCGTACAAAGAAACTTTAGAATTGCTTAGAGCTAAAACTTTCGATTTTGATAAAGAAATGGCACCAAACAGCGTTGTGTATAATCCTGCTCCTGTTCCGGGTTTAGCCTTTGTAAAATGGTTTGAAAAAGAACATCCAGAAGCACATCAACAAATGAAAGAAGGTGTAGAGGTTGGATATAAAAAATATAGTAAAGAATATAAAGAGTATTTAAAAAAGCAGCAATAA